The window GATGACCTGTTCGAGGTCCAGCGCACCCCCAGCGTCATCCTCCAGGGGCCGAAGCTGACGGAAGACCGTTTCCGCCGCAGCCAGAGCCGCCTGTTCGAGAAGAATGTCGCGGAGCTGAGTTTCGAGGAGTGCCGGTTTCCCCGGCTCTATCACCTCGATTTCGATCTGGTGGTGACCGTGGACCGGGAAGCCGAACTACTCGGTTTTCACGAATCGGTGTCGCGGTTCCTCCAGCTTTACCCGGAGATCGCCATCGCCGACCAGGGCAGCCTGAACCTTACCGAACTGGTTCCTCTGGGCGGCCTGGCCCGGGTGAACCTCTCCAACCTCCGGCAAAGCTCCGGACGCATCCGCATTGAATCCTGCCCGGTGTACGACGGCGACCTGCGCGACGGTCGGCTGATCCGGGACCGGACCTTCCAGTTTCACGGCGACGTGACAGAGCAACGAACCATTCAACCGTAAAGGAGAACAACCGTGATCGAGATCAGAAACCTGCAGTTCCAACCCCTGACGTTCAACCTCTCCGGCCAGGGAACCCTTCACCTCGGGCCGCGAGAACGCAAGAGCATCGCCCGCAAGGACCTCTCCGCCGAGATCAAGACCGCCGGAAAACGCGGACTCGTACGCATCACCGACCTGACCGGCGGCGCGGAACCGGAGCCGGAAAAGCCCACGGCGACCGAGGACGCCGGAACCGATGAGGCCAAGACCACCAGCAAGCGGAGGAAATAACCATGCCGACCTATCTATCCCCCGGGATTTACACCCGGGAAACGGACTTCAGTTTCTATGTGAAGCAGATCTCGACCTCGTCGGCCGCCATGGTCGGGGTGGCCGAGAAAGGTCCGATCAACAAGCCCGTACTGGTGACGAGTTGGGAGCAGTTCATCAACCGTTTCGGCTCCTATATCAACGAGAGCTATCTGGCCTACGCCGCCCGGGCGTTTTTCGACAACGGCGGCTCGGTCCTCTACGTCACCCGCATCGCCCATCTGACCGATCCCACCGACCGGGACACTCTGACGGCGTTCAAGGCATCAGTCGTCCTGCAGAACCGCGAGGCGACGCCCGCCGACGCCCTGCGGATCGAGGCCGTGAACGAAGGCGTCTGGGGCGACCGGCTCTCCATCTCCATCGAGGACGGCTCGCTCGACCCGGCCAACCATTTCAACCTGGTGGTCCGTCATAAAGGCGATGTGGTCGAGGTGTTCAAGGATCTGAGCATGGACGAGACGCTGCCGAACCATGTGGAGCTGGCGATCAACGACCGCTCGGATTTCATCCTGGTCCAGGATCTGGCCGCAGCAACGGGAACGCCCGGCGACCGTCCAGGATTGGGCGTGTTCACGCTCAGCGGCGGCGACAACGGGCTGACCGATCTGGCCGATGCGGATTTCATCGGCGATCCCTCGCAGCATACCGGCCTCTATGGCTTTGACGAGATCGACGCCCTGAACCTGCTGATGGTCCCCGGCGTCACCACGGTGCCGGTGATCAACGCCGGAATCGCCTATGCCGAGGGGCGCAAGGATCTGCTGTTCATCGCCGACACGCCAATGCACCTGGAGCCGCTCGAAGCGGTCGACTTCCGCAAGGGACAAGGGATGTACAGCCACGCGGCCTTCAACTCCTCCTACGCGGCGCTCTACTACCCCTGGCTGGAGATCAGCGATCCGGTCAACTCGCGCAAGAAGCTGGTGCCGCCCTGCGGCGCGGTGGCGGGCTGCATCGCCCGCAGCGACCAGAAGACCAACGTCTGGAACGCGCCCGCCGGTATCGACCGTGGCCGCATCTTCAACACGCTCTCCCTGGCCTACAAGACCAGCCGTGGCGAGCGCGATGTGCTCTATCCGGAGGGGATCAACGTCATCGCCGTGTTCCCCGACACCGGCATCAACATCTGGGGCCAGAAGACACTGCAGAGCCAGCCCTCGGCCGTGGACCGCATCAACGTCCGCCGCCTGATGATGTACATGGAGGAAGCCATCTCGGAATCCTCCCGCTTCGTGGTGTTCGAGCCGAACCATCCCCAGACCTGGCGTGCCCTCGGCCGCCTGATCAATCCCTTCTTGCAGGACATCAAGGACAAGGGTGGCCTCTACGACTTCGCCTTCCAGTGCGACGAGGAGACCAATACCCCGGCGGTCATCGACCGCAACGAAATGGTGGCCCGCGTGTTCGTCAAGCCGACCAAGACGGCGGAGTTCATCGAGCTGAACTTCATCCTGACCAGCACCGGCGCGGACTTCAAAGAAATCATCTAACGGGAGAACACGGCTATGAGAAGCGGAAACATGCCCAAGAGCCTTTACCAGAACTGGCAGTTCGCCATCGAGGTAAACGGCTTCGACGTGGCTCTGTTCCACAAGGGACAGGAGCCCAAAACAGAATTCGAGGAAGTGGCCTTTGCCCCGGCCGGTTCGATGTTCGACCAGAAGGTGGCGGGGCGGGTCAAGTTCGAGGACATCACCCTCGAGAAAGGCAACCTGCAGGACGGCTCCGACGAGGCGGCCCGCGAATGGATCAAGAAACAGGTGGATGTGAACGCCGTCACCGGCGGCCTTCCGGCCGACTACATGCGCGACATCGACGTTGTCCGCTACGACCGCACCGGCAACGAGACCCGCCGCTGGACCCTGCACGGGGCCTGGGTGAAGGCGCTCGAATATGACGAGCTCGAGGGCGGCAACACCGAGAACACCATCGAGAAGCTCACCATCTGCTTCCAATACTGGACCTAAACCGGAGGATCGACCATGTACAGCTTTGAACTGCCAAGCGGCACTGAACTCGAGCTCCGGGAAATGACCGGGACCGAGGAAGAACTGCTCACCAACCAGCGCCTGATCCGCTCCGGAGAGGCGATCAACCAGGTGCTCCGCAACTGTTTCGTCCGGCTGGGCGAGAAGACCGATCCCGATCTCGCCGAGGTGATGAACCTGCTCTCGGGTGACCGGCTGTTCGCCCTGGTCCGCCTGCGCCAGATTTCCCTCGGTGACGAGGTGGAACTGGAGCTGAGCTGCCCGAACAGCGCCTGCCGCATGACTAACTTCGTGACCGTCAATCTCGAGGATCTCAAGGTCACCCCCTACGGCGAGGAGCGCGAGTTCGTCTTCAAGCTGCCCGGCTCGAAGAAAGCCGTCCGCTTCGGATATCTCGACGGCCACAAGGAAAAGCGCCTGGCCAGCCTGCGCGAGCCCAACATCAGTTCGGCCATGCTCATCCGCATCCTCGACATCGACGGCAAGGCTCCCTCCAAGAAGAGCCTGGCGGAAATGTCGATGCGCGACCGCAACGCGCTGCGGCAGGAGATGTCGCGGGTCGACGCGGGAATCGACACCTCGGTCGAAACCGAATGCGATGGCTGCGGCACCAAGATCCGCACCCGCCTGGAGGCCGAACCGGCTTTTTTGTTCCCCGGAGTTCGCTTGTAAGCGACGCATTCTTTCTCGCTTACGGCGGACTGCACTGGGGCTGGTCGGAAACCCGCTCGCTGCCGCTCAGGGTCCGGCGTCAGTTCGTCGAGGCCCTCGAGCGGCAGCTTGATTTTGAACGTGAGCAAACGGAACGGCGATAGATGAACGGCGATCTCGGACTGGGCATAGTGGTATCGATGAAGGATGCGTTCTCGCAGAACGCGCAGCGCATCCGTGGCTCCATGATGGACCTCGATTCCACCGTGGCGGATGCCAGTGAGCGGATGACCCGCAACCTGGACCGCATCCAGCAAGGGACCATGATGCTGGGGGCGGGACTGGCCCTGATGGCGGTGCCCGCCGCCCTGGTCGCTTCCACCGCCGCGACCCAGAAGGCCCTGGGAGAGCTGGCGTCCCTCGGCGTGCAGGACCTCCGGGCCATCGAGGACGCCGCAGAATCCTTCACCAACCAGTGGTCCGGTGCCGACAAGGCGGCGTTCATCACCGCCACCTACGACGTGAAATCGGCCCTGTCCAACCTCAGCGACGAGGCGGTGGGCGTCTTCACCTCCATGGCCGCCATGACGGCCAAGGCCACCAAGGCCACGACCCAGGAGATGGTCGGCACCTTCACCACGGCCTACGGGATCTTCAAGCCCATCATGGCCGACATGAACGACATGGAATGGGCGACCGCCTTTTCCGGAGCCATGGCGCAGACCGTGGCCTCGTTCAAGACCAACGGCACCCAGATGGCCGACGCCATCAAGAACATCGGCGCGGTGGCGGCCGCGAGCAACATTCCCCTGAACGAGCAGCTCGCCGTGCTCGGCCAGCTCCAGACCACCATGCCCGGCTCCGAGGCGGGCACGCTGTACAAGGCGTTCATCATGAAGGCGGCCGAGGCCGGTGACGAGCTGGGCCTGTCCTTCACCGACACCAGCGGCCGCCTCAAGGGCGTGGTTCCCATCCTGCAGGAGATCAAGCGCCAGTTCCCCGATCTCTCCAACGCCGCCGCCCAGGTGAAGCTGAAGAAGGCCTTCGGCTCCGACGAGGCGGTCAAGTTCCTGCTGCAGATGTCGGCGGGCATGGAGAGCCTCGAAGGCAATATCCAGTCGGTGGGCCGGGCCATGAAGACCGGCACGGCGGTCACCGAACAGATGGCCGACGCCATGAACCAGGACATCGGAGCCCGGTTCCTGCTCCTGCGCCAGCAGGTGGCTAACCTCAGCGAAATCCTGGGACGCACTCTGCTACCGGCGGTGACGCCGGTGATCAACGGCGTCTCCCGCTTCATTCTGTTTCTGCAACGCATGGCTAAATCAATGCCGGGCGTGACCCGGGTGGTCCTGGGGCTGTCTATGGCCCTCGGCACCATTCTGGTTGTGGCCGGAGCCGTCACCGCCGCCGTGGGTATGGTGGGACTCATGCTGCCCGCCATCAAGGCCGGGTTCGTGGCCATCAGCGCCGCGCTCGCCGGAGTGGGTTCGGCGGTCGCGACCTATTTTCTGCCCGTAACCGCGATTATCGCTGGCGTGATCCTCTCGGTGTATTTGCTAAAACGCGCCTGGGAAACCAATTTCGGCGGCATCCAGGATGTCATCACCGGGGTCTGGAACAAGGTCTCGCTGGTCTTCCGGGGGATCAGGGAGCTGGTGGGCTCGCTCAGCGGCGGCGTCGGGCAGATGTCGGCCGAACTGGCCCATAAGCTCGAATCCGCCGGACTGCTGGGCTTCGTGGTCACCGTCTTCAAAGCCTATTATCGCGTTCGCGAAGCCTTGGCCGGATTGTGGGGCGCGTTTTCCCATGCCTTTGGCCGCATCCGCGCCATCCTCGAACCGACCGTCCGCACCCTGATGAGCGCCTATGCGGCGCTGGCCAGCGCGATCTTTTCGGTGGTGGAGATCTTCGGCGTGGCCGCCAGCGCCACCGACGGGTCGTCCTGGCGCACCTTCGGCACGGTTATCGGCACCGTCGCCGGTGTGCTTCTGCAGGGGCTGGCATTCGCGCTGAAGATCGTGGCCTGGAACCTGTCGCTCATCGTCCGAGCCCTGGCGGTGGTGGTGCGCAGCGTGGTCTGGGTCGGCAAGATCATCGTCGGGT is drawn from Desulfatitalea tepidiphila and contains these coding sequences:
- a CDS encoding phage tail sheath C-terminal domain-containing protein, with protein sequence MPTYLSPGIYTRETDFSFYVKQISTSSAAMVGVAEKGPINKPVLVTSWEQFINRFGSYINESYLAYAARAFFDNGGSVLYVTRIAHLTDPTDRDTLTAFKASVVLQNREATPADALRIEAVNEGVWGDRLSISIEDGSLDPANHFNLVVRHKGDVVEVFKDLSMDETLPNHVELAINDRSDFILVQDLAAATGTPGDRPGLGVFTLSGGDNGLTDLADADFIGDPSQHTGLYGFDEIDALNLLMVPGVTTVPVINAGIAYAEGRKDLLFIADTPMHLEPLEAVDFRKGQGMYSHAAFNSSYAALYYPWLEISDPVNSRKKLVPPCGAVAGCIARSDQKTNVWNAPAGIDRGRIFNTLSLAYKTSRGERDVLYPEGINVIAVFPDTGINIWGQKTLQSQPSAVDRINVRRLMMYMEEAISESSRFVVFEPNHPQTWRALGRLINPFLQDIKDKGGLYDFAFQCDEETNTPAVIDRNEMVARVFVKPTKTAEFIELNFILTSTGADFKEII
- a CDS encoding phage tail protein; the encoded protein is MRSGNMPKSLYQNWQFAIEVNGFDVALFHKGQEPKTEFEEVAFAPAGSMFDQKVAGRVKFEDITLEKGNLQDGSDEAAREWIKKQVDVNAVTGGLPADYMRDIDVVRYDRTGNETRRWTLHGAWVKALEYDELEGGNTENTIEKLTICFQYWT
- a CDS encoding phage tail tape measure protein; the encoded protein is MNGDLGLGIVVSMKDAFSQNAQRIRGSMMDLDSTVADASERMTRNLDRIQQGTMMLGAGLALMAVPAALVASTAATQKALGELASLGVQDLRAIEDAAESFTNQWSGADKAAFITATYDVKSALSNLSDEAVGVFTSMAAMTAKATKATTQEMVGTFTTAYGIFKPIMADMNDMEWATAFSGAMAQTVASFKTNGTQMADAIKNIGAVAAASNIPLNEQLAVLGQLQTTMPGSEAGTLYKAFIMKAAEAGDELGLSFTDTSGRLKGVVPILQEIKRQFPDLSNAAAQVKLKKAFGSDEAVKFLLQMSAGMESLEGNIQSVGRAMKTGTAVTEQMADAMNQDIGARFLLLRQQVANLSEILGRTLLPAVTPVINGVSRFILFLQRMAKSMPGVTRVVLGLSMALGTILVVAGAVTAAVGMVGLMLPAIKAGFVAISAALAGVGSAVATYFLPVTAIIAGVILSVYLLKRAWETNFGGIQDVITGVWNKVSLVFRGIRELVGSLSGGVGQMSAELAHKLESAGLLGFVVTVFKAYYRVREALAGLWGAFSHAFGRIRAILEPTVRTLMSAYAALASAIFSVVEIFGVAASATDGSSWRTFGTVIGTVAGVLLQGLAFALKIVAWNLSLIVRALAVVVRSVVWVGKIIVGSLVGAAKFIYKLLLPVRMIGEAFMAAGKIVYSVWQVLTGDISLLDGLKAIGGAVYDFLATPFRWARDVVVGVWNFISGIFTSIGRLVADAAGQIGQAILNLPIISTLRDLFATVRSFFAGDTTFFEAGKKLLITLGEGIWSAVTYPFTMLKNALGKLRNLLPFSDAREGPLASLTASGSALLKTLADGMSLTQTLPAKVFGFAARGILSAAAGAWQQIKTAGGNLMDAASAPFRMAGKLWDGLTSGAQSVAAKAGAIFGGLKQSLFGDTPELAIKPPQVNTWDALATGAVTVRDRIVATLSAVPGAVGRIFASTGTEGQSLWQRLSSGASAGIQAIKDRSAGIANGLLSSARAMLGVQGPVPQVAEQKQPLGAAPPAESIGQRIIESVLSLVPRLDERLVPKALSAMLMLQPVMATAAPPPQPMNGTVQTVAAAVEPVSKSYIQPFAVEPALEKGDASLAPAGIERPITAAPTPIAKPLQSGLAETVPSERLITPARTAPATPLWGEDAGPGLRELLESLLSRLDGLADRPVELSVTTNIDGRKVAEAVYKDLRERKIRNYETL